The following are encoded together in the Streptomyces sp. NBC_00341 genome:
- a CDS encoding transcriptional regulator has protein sequence MAARPLVARQPNERLQALIQEAGCSNAGLARRVNMVGAERGLDLRYDKTSVARWLRGQQPRGRAPGIIAEALGRKLGRTVTIDEIGMANGKNLASGVGLQFAPTVIGAIEQVCELWRSDVGRRDFLTGSAVASSALVEPSRDWLISGADPHVARAAGARVGMPDVEAVRAMTAALVDLDHRFGSGHVRPVLVHYLNSVVSGLLSGAYRESTGRQLFAAVARLTELAGYMAIDTGQPGLAQRYYIQALRLAQAAGDRAYGGYVLAASMSHLAAQLGNPREIAQLARAAQEGARGRVTPRAEAMFYAAEARGHALLGDAGTCRSVASLAQSALDRADPDSGDDPDWIAHFDHAYLADELAHCHRDLGQAESAARRAKESLDGHPESRARRRGIGLALLASAQVQLREVEQACHTGTRAMELLGSVRSSRGAEYLEDLQQRLVPYGDEPAVREFGARLELQVA, from the coding sequence ATGGCAGCCAGGCCTCTCGTCGCACGCCAGCCGAACGAACGGCTGCAGGCGCTCATTCAGGAAGCCGGATGCTCCAACGCGGGCCTGGCCCGCCGCGTCAACATGGTCGGGGCCGAACGCGGTCTCGACCTCCGCTACGACAAGACCTCGGTCGCCCGCTGGCTGCGTGGACAGCAGCCGCGCGGCAGGGCGCCGGGGATCATCGCCGAAGCACTCGGCCGCAAGCTCGGCCGTACCGTCACGATCGACGAGATCGGGATGGCCAACGGCAAGAACCTCGCCTCCGGTGTGGGCCTGCAGTTCGCCCCGACGGTGATCGGGGCGATCGAGCAGGTCTGCGAGCTGTGGCGCAGCGATGTCGGCCGCCGCGACTTCCTCACCGGTTCCGCGGTGGCCTCCTCCGCACTGGTCGAGCCCAGTCGGGACTGGCTGATCAGCGGTGCGGACCCGCACGTCGCACGGGCGGCCGGGGCCCGGGTCGGCATGCCGGACGTGGAGGCGGTGCGGGCGATGACGGCCGCGCTGGTCGACCTCGACCACCGGTTCGGCAGCGGCCATGTGCGGCCGGTCCTGGTGCACTACCTCAACAGCGTGGTCTCCGGGCTGCTTTCGGGCGCGTACCGCGAATCGACCGGGCGGCAGCTGTTCGCGGCGGTCGCACGGCTCACCGAACTCGCCGGGTACATGGCGATCGACACGGGCCAGCCGGGCCTCGCCCAGCGCTACTACATCCAGGCGCTGCGCCTCGCGCAGGCGGCCGGTGACCGCGCCTACGGCGGCTACGTGCTGGCCGCGTCGATGAGCCATCTCGCGGCCCAGCTCGGCAATCCGCGCGAGATCGCCCAACTGGCCAGGGCCGCGCAGGAGGGTGCGCGCGGACGGGTCACGCCGAGGGCGGAGGCGATGTTCTACGCCGCGGAGGCGCGCGGCCACGCCCTCCTCGGGGACGCCGGCACCTGCCGCTCCGTGGCGAGCCTGGCGCAGTCGGCCCTGGACCGCGCCGACCCGGACAGCGGTGACGATCCCGACTGGATCGCCCACTTCGACCACGCCTACCTGGCCGACGAACTGGCGCACTGTCACCGCGATCTCGGCCAGGCGGAGTCCGCCGCGCGCCGGGCGAAGGAGTCCCTGGACGGCCACCCGGAGTCCCGGGCCCGCCGCCGCGGCATCGGCCTGGCGCTGCTGGCCTCGGCCCAGGTGCAGCTGCGCGAGGTGGAGCAGGCCTGCCACACCGGGACACGGGCGATGGAGCTGCTCGGCTCGGTGCGCTCCAGCCGGGGCGCGGAGTATCTGGAGGACCTCCAGCAGCGGCTGGTGCCGTACGGGGACGAGCCCGCGGTACGGGAGTTCGGGGCCCGTCTGGAGCTCCAGGTGGCGTGA
- a CDS encoding ABC transporter substrate-binding protein produces the protein MTGRQRPILPRPIRPLIGTVAAGALLMTGCGVLPGASGDSREPVTVVTWAPSGASGPDSADMAGMTAMAQTYARWINGSGGIDGHRLRVVTCDEQDTSIGAGRCARRAVEEKAVAVVGSYSRYGRAFMAPLEVAGIPYIGGYGASEEEFRSYMSYPVTGGQFALLAGNAKQLARGCERVSLVRPDTLGGDGQSWLLRTGLTEARRPAPADIRASETATSYDSAAGQALAGAGTSGGCVTAVLGDRTETFFDSFRRLAPATAAVSISSVLGSVGQPLIDRTGGRDSPFEGAYVTGWYPDAGDARWNRMRQVIREHAFGDNRIDPNDTGVQTTWIAYTALKSIVESLDEPGITAGKVTKALNKGIRVDTGGLTPQLRWRYEDMIGSDSYPRIVNSKVTFQVVRDGKLVADKKGFVDVTKTLSDASATG, from the coding sequence ATGACCGGACGGCAGCGCCCCATCCTTCCCCGCCCTATCAGGCCGCTCATCGGCACAGTGGCGGCAGGGGCCTTGCTGATGACCGGCTGCGGTGTGCTCCCTGGGGCCTCGGGGGACTCCAGGGAGCCCGTCACCGTCGTCACCTGGGCGCCGAGCGGCGCCTCGGGCCCGGACAGCGCCGACATGGCCGGCATGACCGCCATGGCGCAGACATACGCGCGCTGGATCAACGGCAGCGGCGGGATCGACGGCCACAGGCTGCGCGTCGTCACCTGCGACGAGCAGGACACCTCGATCGGCGCGGGCCGCTGCGCCCGCCGGGCCGTCGAGGAGAAGGCCGTCGCGGTCGTCGGCTCGTACAGCCGGTACGGGCGGGCGTTCATGGCACCGCTGGAGGTGGCCGGGATTCCGTACATCGGCGGGTACGGCGCCTCGGAGGAGGAGTTCCGCAGCTATATGTCCTACCCGGTGACCGGCGGCCAGTTCGCGCTGCTGGCGGGCAACGCCAAGCAGCTGGCCCGCGGTTGCGAGCGGGTCTCGCTGGTGCGGCCGGACACGCTGGGCGGCGACGGGCAGTCGTGGCTCCTCAGGACCGGCCTCACCGAGGCCCGCCGTCCCGCACCGGCCGACATCCGGGCGTCCGAGACGGCCACGTCCTACGACAGCGCGGCCGGGCAGGCGCTCGCCGGGGCGGGCACGTCCGGCGGGTGCGTCACGGCCGTACTGGGCGACCGCACGGAGACGTTCTTCGACTCCTTCCGGCGGCTGGCACCGGCGACCGCGGCGGTCAGCATCTCCTCGGTGCTCGGCAGCGTGGGCCAGCCGCTCATCGACCGCACGGGCGGCCGGGACAGCCCGTTCGAGGGCGCGTACGTCACCGGCTGGTACCCGGACGCGGGTGACGCCCGCTGGAACCGGATGCGCCAGGTGATCCGCGAGCACGCCTTCGGCGACAACCGGATCGACCCGAACGACACGGGCGTGCAGACCACCTGGATCGCCTACACGGCCCTGAAGTCGATCGTCGAGTCACTGGACGAGCCGGGGATCACCGCGGGCAAGGTCACCAAGGCCCTGAACAAGGGCATCCGGGTCGACACCGGCGGCCTCACCCCCCAACTGCGCTGGCGCTACGAGGACATGATCGGCTCGGACTCGTATCCGCGCATCGTCAACAGCAAGGTGACGTTCCAGGTCGTGCGCGACGGCAAGCTGGTCGCCGACAAGAAGGGGTTCGTGGACGTGACGAAGACCCTGTCGGACGCGAGCGCGACCGGCTGA
- the purU gene encoding formyltetrahydrofolate deformylase, whose product MTAPQPADTAPEQYVLTLSCPDKKGIVHAVSSYLFMTGCNIEDSQQFGDHDTGLFFMRVHFSADSPVTAEKLRASFAAIGDSFRMEWQIHRSSDRMRIVLMVSKFGHCLNDLLFRSRTGALPVEIAAVVSNHTDFAELVASYDVPFRHIPVTRDNKAEAEARLLELVREEDVELVVLARYMQVLSDDLCKQLSGRIINIHHSFLPSFKGAKPYHQAHARGVKLIGATAHYVTADLDEGPIIEQEVERVSHGVTPDQLVAIGRDVECRALARAVKWHAERRILLNGRRTVVFP is encoded by the coding sequence ATGACCGCGCCGCAGCCCGCTGACACCGCCCCCGAGCAGTACGTCCTCACGCTCTCGTGCCCCGACAAAAAGGGCATCGTGCACGCCGTGTCGAGCTATCTCTTCATGACCGGCTGCAACATCGAGGACAGCCAGCAGTTCGGGGACCACGACACGGGTCTGTTCTTCATGCGGGTCCACTTCTCCGCGGACAGCCCGGTGACCGCGGAGAAGCTGCGGGCGAGCTTCGCCGCGATCGGTGACTCCTTCCGGATGGAGTGGCAGATCCACCGCTCCTCCGACCGGATGCGGATCGTGCTCATGGTCAGCAAGTTCGGCCACTGCCTGAACGACCTGCTGTTCCGCTCCCGGACCGGGGCACTGCCGGTCGAGATCGCGGCGGTCGTCTCCAACCACACGGACTTCGCCGAGCTCGTCGCCTCGTACGACGTCCCCTTCCGGCACATCCCCGTGACCAGGGACAACAAGGCGGAGGCCGAGGCGCGGCTGCTGGAGCTGGTCCGCGAGGAGGACGTGGAGCTGGTCGTACTGGCCCGCTACATGCAGGTCCTCTCCGACGACCTCTGCAAGCAGCTGAGCGGCCGGATCATCAACATCCACCACTCCTTCCTGCCGAGCTTCAAGGGCGCCAAGCCGTACCACCAGGCGCACGCCCGCGGCGTGAAGCTGATCGGCGCCACCGCGCACTACGTGACGGCCGACCTCGACGAGGGGCCGATCATCGAGCAGGAGGTCGAGCGGGTGAGCCACGGCGTCACGCCGGACCAGCTCGTCGCCATCGGACGCGATGTGGAGTGCCGGGCCCTGGCGCGCGCGGTGAAGTGGCACGCGGAGCGGCGCATCCTGCTCAACGGCCGCCGCACGGTGGTCTTCCCGTAG
- a CDS encoding zf-HC2 domain-containing protein: protein MTDDGEGPAHDGREHGGRDDEVRGARRIPGPRAAADDFDMDHVTPPPPVPQPESVPPQPEPDRSGTRPNPPPALVLPHRVLKALLGAWALSACSTAETEAVEEHLTECAPCADEALRLRDAVGLLHTDGSLDLDPLLRTRVLDNCLSRRPAQIPVPDWAAPYDAETARLDALLRDIGSSEWHAPVRLKWFEGERMAHRKTTVAGVIGHLLTVDGLVSTALGLDDPLAGSAPGVPRRGPGPVLAPTARTEAYWSAARLPPTRAVREPWREQSHTLIRTVSFAGRGVSDLSVSYGDFALPLQDALVDRAFECWVHGGDIARAVDYPYETPSAPHLNRMIDLAARMLPAALAGRRRAGLAGPARDLVTAGSPGRSLHLEVEGLGGGNWYIALDSPAAVGSPDHTVAQVALDGTEFCELLAGHVPPVETAAGQRGDREAIEDVLYAAASLSRL from the coding sequence GTGACCGACGACGGAGAAGGGCCCGCCCATGACGGCCGCGAGCACGGCGGACGGGACGACGAGGTGCGCGGCGCCCGTCGGATACCGGGCCCGCGGGCCGCGGCGGACGACTTCGACATGGATCACGTGACGCCACCACCACCCGTACCCCAGCCGGAATCCGTACCCCCACAGCCGGAACCGGACCGGTCCGGCACCCGGCCGAACCCGCCGCCGGCCCTGGTGCTCCCGCACCGCGTGCTGAAGGCGCTCCTCGGCGCGTGGGCGCTGTCCGCCTGCTCCACCGCGGAGACCGAGGCCGTCGAGGAGCACCTCACGGAGTGCGCGCCCTGCGCGGACGAGGCGCTGCGGCTGCGCGACGCGGTCGGGCTGCTGCACACCGACGGCAGCCTGGACCTCGATCCGCTGCTCCGGACCCGGGTGCTGGACAACTGCCTGAGCCGCCGGCCGGCCCAGATCCCGGTGCCCGACTGGGCGGCACCGTACGACGCGGAGACCGCCCGCCTCGACGCGCTGCTGCGTGACATCGGCTCCTCCGAGTGGCACGCCCCGGTGCGGCTGAAGTGGTTCGAGGGCGAGCGCATGGCCCACCGCAAGACGACGGTCGCCGGGGTGATCGGCCACCTCCTGACCGTCGACGGGCTGGTGAGCACCGCTCTCGGCCTCGACGATCCGCTGGCCGGCAGTGCCCCAGGCGTTCCGCGCCGGGGTCCGGGACCGGTCCTCGCGCCGACCGCGCGCACCGAGGCGTACTGGTCGGCGGCGCGACTTCCGCCGACCCGTGCCGTCCGTGAGCCGTGGCGCGAGCAGAGCCACACCCTCATCCGCACGGTGTCCTTCGCGGGCCGCGGCGTCTCGGATCTCTCGGTCTCCTACGGCGACTTCGCGCTGCCGTTGCAGGACGCCCTGGTGGACCGCGCGTTCGAGTGCTGGGTGCACGGCGGCGATATCGCGCGGGCGGTGGACTACCCGTACGAGACGCCCTCCGCGCCCCATCTCAACCGGATGATCGACCTGGCGGCCCGGATGCTGCCCGCCGCTCTGGCCGGGCGGCGACGGGCCGGTCTCGCCGGTCCGGCCCGCGATCTGGTGACGGCCGGTTCCCCGGGCCGCTCGCTCCATCTGGAGGTCGAGGGCCTGGGCGGCGGCAACTGGTACATCGCGCTGGACTCACCGGCGGCGGTCGGCTCCCCCGACCACACGGTGGCGCAGGTCGCGCTGGACGGCACCGAGTTCTGCGAGCTGCTCGCGGGCCACGTGCCGCCCGTGGAGACGGCGGCCGGTCAGCGCGGTGACCGCGAGGCGATCGAGGACGTGCTCTACGCGGCGGCCTCGCTCAGCAGGCTGTGA
- a CDS encoding RNA polymerase sigma factor codes for MANNAPPRWDRKMQQRLARGEAAALGELYDRFAALVHSQAHRMLDDESAADLVTREVFGYVWENPDAYDPKQGSMRSWVARLTHRQSVRRLRSTADAAAREDAEDGEAHADPAELEERVRRATAAARADYIVASMPAPLRAALELAYIQRRDYRQTAADLGVTEDEARRRLRLGLQLLSTAHTRPLEDTSPPGYGRRL; via the coding sequence ATGGCCAATAACGCACCACCCCGCTGGGACCGCAAGATGCAACAGCGGCTGGCACGCGGAGAGGCCGCGGCCCTCGGGGAGCTCTACGACCGGTTCGCCGCGCTCGTGCACAGCCAGGCGCACCGGATGCTCGACGACGAGAGCGCCGCGGACCTGGTGACCAGGGAGGTCTTCGGGTACGTGTGGGAGAACCCCGACGCCTACGACCCCAAGCAGGGCTCGATGCGGTCCTGGGTCGCCCGGCTCACCCACCGCCAGTCCGTGCGCCGGCTCCGCAGCACCGCCGACGCGGCGGCCCGCGAGGACGCGGAGGACGGCGAGGCCCACGCGGATCCGGCCGAGCTGGAGGAGCGGGTGCGCCGGGCCACCGCGGCGGCCCGTGCCGACTACATCGTCGCGTCCATGCCCGCCCCGCTGCGGGCGGCGCTGGAGCTCGCGTACATACAGCGCCGGGACTACCGGCAGACCGCGGCCGACCTCGGCGTCACGGAGGACGAGGCCCGGCGCCGGCTCCGACTCGGCCTCCAGCTGCTCTCCACCGCCCACACGCGCCCCCTTGAGGACACCTCACCGCCCGGATACGGGCGGCGGCTGTGA
- a CDS encoding STAS domain-containing protein, with product MSVAESEQSGWTVLHIRGELDLVTSPAVRQSVHDAVAVGRHDVVLDLSEVFFCDSSGVGVLIASRRLMRSCGGRLRLILPARGAEDGSHVNRVLAALGVRRLFEVYPDWDSAVDDAAQPLSA from the coding sequence CTGAGCGTGGCCGAAAGCGAACAGAGCGGCTGGACCGTGCTGCACATACGCGGTGAGCTGGATCTGGTCACCTCGCCCGCCGTCCGCCAGTCCGTCCACGACGCGGTGGCCGTCGGCCGCCACGACGTCGTGCTCGACCTCTCCGAGGTCTTCTTCTGCGACTCCAGCGGCGTCGGCGTGCTGATCGCCTCCCGCCGCCTGATGCGCTCCTGCGGGGGCCGGCTGCGGCTGATCCTGCCCGCCCGGGGCGCGGAGGACGGTTCCCACGTCAACCGGGTGCTCGCGGCGCTCGGCGTACGTCGGCTGTTCGAGGTCTACCCCGACTGGGACTCCGCCGTGGACGACGCGGCCCAGCCGCTCTCGGCCTGA
- a CDS encoding EF-hand domain-containing protein has product MDSAEYERKIAFRFAAFDQDGNGYIDRADFDAAAARLLTEFGTKARCDKGQALYSGAEAFWQGMAGIADVDGDQRVSRAEFVGGAVKRLRDNPERFAEIARPFLRAALAVAAQGEDGGAAVPAVERALRVLGASPDAAAFGAQSLDADHDGRVAEADAVAAFSAYFTVIEPDA; this is encoded by the coding sequence ATGGACAGCGCAGAGTATGAGCGCAAGATCGCATTCCGTTTCGCCGCTTTCGACCAGGACGGAAACGGATACATCGATCGCGCGGATTTCGACGCCGCCGCGGCCCGGCTGCTCACCGAGTTCGGCACGAAGGCCCGCTGCGACAAGGGCCAGGCGCTCTACAGCGGGGCCGAGGCGTTCTGGCAGGGCATGGCGGGCATCGCGGACGTGGACGGGGACCAGCGCGTCAGCCGTGCGGAGTTCGTCGGCGGCGCGGTGAAACGGCTCCGCGACAACCCCGAGCGGTTCGCGGAGATCGCCCGCCCCTTCCTGCGCGCGGCGCTCGCCGTGGCCGCCCAGGGCGAGGACGGCGGAGCCGCGGTGCCGGCCGTGGAGCGGGCCCTACGGGTGCTCGGCGCGAGCCCGGACGCGGCGGCGTTCGGCGCGCAGAGCCTGGACGCGGACCACGACGGGCGGGTCGCGGAGGCGGACGCGGTGGCGGCGTTCTCCGCGTACTTCACGGTGATCGAGCCCGACGCGTAG
- a CDS encoding class I adenylate-forming enzyme family protein, translated as MTETAHALGTSGTFWELIQRRAALTPEGPFLIQDDRTLTFGELRTRAERVAAGLYDMGVRPGTVVAWQLPTRLETALLSFALARIGAVQTPLIPFYRDRETGYALRESKAEFFAVPGTWRGFDHAAMAARLSADLAHPPRIFEAYETLPDGDPAVLPPPPAEGTSVRWIYWTSGTTSDPKGVLHTDRSLIAAGSCLAHALHLSADDVGSMAFPFAHVAGPDYSVMLLLYGFPAVLFEHFAMPDALAGYRRHGVTVAGGSTAFYSMFLTEQRKAPSAPLIPTLRLLAGGGAPKPPEIYHAVVREMGIQLTHGYGMTEVPMITMGAPDDTVEHLAGTEGRPPEGMEIRITDEDGKPLPYDTDGEVRLRGEAVCQGYLAATDPFDADGFLITGDVGHLRPSGHLVLTGRLKDIIIRKGENISAKEIEDLLARHPGVGDAAVIGLPDESRGERVCAVLEQPPGTAPLTLSEVTAYLRGEGLSVHKLPEQLEVLDALPRNETLRKVLKYQLRERFA; from the coding sequence GTGACCGAGACCGCACATGCCCTGGGAACATCGGGCACCTTCTGGGAGCTCATCCAACGCCGGGCCGCCCTGACGCCGGAGGGCCCCTTCCTGATCCAGGACGACCGCACGCTCACCTTCGGCGAGCTGCGCACCCGCGCGGAGCGGGTGGCGGCGGGCCTGTACGACATGGGAGTACGTCCCGGAACCGTCGTCGCCTGGCAGCTGCCGACCCGGCTGGAGACGGCGCTGCTGTCCTTCGCGCTGGCCCGGATCGGGGCGGTGCAGACCCCGCTCATCCCCTTCTACCGGGACCGCGAGACGGGCTACGCGCTGCGCGAGTCGAAGGCCGAGTTCTTCGCGGTGCCCGGCACCTGGCGCGGCTTCGACCACGCGGCGATGGCCGCCCGCCTCTCGGCGGACCTCGCGCACCCGCCCCGGATCTTCGAGGCGTACGAGACGCTCCCGGACGGCGACCCCGCGGTCCTTCCGCCGCCCCCCGCCGAGGGCACGTCGGTGCGCTGGATCTACTGGACCTCGGGCACCACCTCTGACCCCAAGGGCGTCCTGCACACCGACCGCAGCCTGATCGCGGCCGGTTCCTGCCTGGCCCACGCGCTGCACCTGTCGGCGGACGACGTCGGCTCGATGGCCTTCCCGTTCGCCCACGTCGCGGGCCCGGACTACTCCGTGATGCTCCTCCTCTACGGCTTCCCCGCCGTGCTGTTCGAGCACTTCGCCATGCCGGACGCGCTGGCGGGCTACCGGCGGCACGGGGTGACGGTCGCGGGCGGCTCCACGGCCTTCTACTCCATGTTCCTGACCGAACAGCGCAAGGCCCCGTCCGCCCCCCTCATCCCCACCCTCCGACTCCTCGCGGGCGGCGGCGCCCCGAAACCCCCGGAGATCTACCACGCGGTGGTCCGCGAGATGGGCATCCAGCTCACCCACGGCTACGGCATGACCGAGGTCCCCATGATCACCATGGGCGCCCCCGACGACACGGTGGAACACCTGGCCGGAACGGAGGGCCGCCCGCCCGAGGGCATGGAGATCCGGATCACCGACGAGGACGGGAAACCGCTGCCGTACGACACGGACGGCGAGGTACGGCTACGGGGCGAGGCCGTCTGCCAGGGCTACCTGGCCGCCACGGACCCGTTCGACGCGGACGGCTTCCTGATCACGGGCGACGTCGGCCACCTCCGCCCGAGCGGCCACCTCGTCCTGACCGGCCGGCTGAAGGACATCATCATCCGCAAGGGCGAGAACATCTCGGCCAAGGAGATAGAGGACCTCCTCGCCCGCCACCCCGGCGTGGGCGACGCGGCGGTGATCGGCCTGCCGGACGAATCGCGCGGCGAACGCGTCTGCGCGGTGCTCGAACAGCCGCCGGGCACCGCGCCCCTCACCCTCTCCGAGGTGACGGCCTACCTCCGCGGCGAGGGCCTGTCGGTCCACAAGCTCCCGGAACAACTGGAGGTCCTGGACGCCCTCCCCCGCAACGAGACGCTCCGCAAGGTCCTGAAGTACCAGCTCCGGGAACGGTTCGCGTAA
- a CDS encoding amidohydrolase family protein translates to MTELPRIVSVDDHVIEPPHLFSTWLPAKYRERGPQPLTAGIGELEYTGGKYVITMDPDGPPTDWWIYEDLKFPYKRNIAAVGFDRDDMTLEGITRAEMRRGCWDPVERLKDMDLNHVEASLCFPTFPRFCGQTFAEAHDKEVALACVRAYNDWMVEEWCGDSGGRLIPLCIIPLWDIDLAVAEIRRNAARGVRAVTFSEIPTYLGLPSIHTGYWDPFFAVCQETGTVVNMHIGSSSQMPAASPDAPPAVQASLSFNNAMASMMDFLFSGVLVKFPQLKLAYSEGQMGWIPYALERADDVWEEHRAWGGVRDLIPEPPSTYYYRQMFCCFFRDKHGVASLDVVGRDNATFETDYPHVDSTFPHTKEVALDHVKGLDDETIYKLMRGNAIRMLGLDLDK, encoded by the coding sequence ATGACGGAACTGCCTCGGATCGTCAGCGTCGACGACCATGTGATCGAGCCGCCGCACCTGTTCTCGACCTGGCTGCCGGCCAAGTACCGCGAGCGCGGTCCGCAGCCGCTGACAGCGGGCATCGGTGAGCTGGAGTACACCGGCGGCAAGTACGTCATCACGATGGACCCGGACGGTCCGCCCACCGACTGGTGGATCTACGAGGACCTCAAGTTCCCGTACAAGCGGAACATCGCCGCCGTGGGGTTCGACCGCGACGACATGACGCTGGAGGGGATCACCCGGGCCGAGATGCGGCGTGGGTGCTGGGACCCGGTCGAGCGGCTGAAGGACATGGACCTCAACCACGTCGAGGCGAGCCTCTGCTTCCCCACCTTCCCGCGGTTCTGCGGGCAGACCTTCGCGGAGGCGCACGACAAGGAGGTCGCGCTGGCGTGTGTGCGCGCCTACAACGACTGGATGGTCGAGGAGTGGTGCGGGGACAGCGGCGGCCGGCTGATCCCGCTGTGCATCATCCCGCTCTGGGACATCGATCTCGCCGTCGCGGAGATCAGGCGGAACGCGGCGCGCGGGGTGCGGGCGGTCACCTTCTCGGAGATCCCGACCTATCTGGGGCTGCCGTCGATCCACACAGGGTACTGGGACCCGTTCTTCGCCGTCTGCCAGGAGACCGGCACGGTCGTGAACATGCACATCGGGTCCAGTTCGCAGATGCCCGCCGCCTCGCCCGACGCACCGCCCGCCGTCCAGGCCTCGCTGTCCTTCAACAACGCGATGGCCTCGATGATGGACTTCCTGTTCAGCGGGGTGCTGGTGAAGTTCCCGCAGCTCAAGCTCGCCTACAGCGAGGGGCAGATGGGCTGGATCCCGTACGCCCTGGAGCGCGCCGACGACGTCTGGGAGGAGCACCGGGCCTGGGGCGGGGTGCGCGATCTGATCCCCGAGCCGCCGTCCACGTACTACTACCGGCAGATGTTCTGCTGCTTCTTCCGCGACAAGCACGGTGTCGCCTCGCTCGATGTGGTGGGACGGGACAACGCGACGTTCGAGACGGACTATCCGCACGTCGACTCGACCTTCCCGCACACCAAGGAGGTCGCGCTCGACCACGTCAAGGGACTGGACGACGAGACCATCTACAAACTGATGCGCGGGAACGCGATCCGGATGCTCGGCCTCGACCTCGACAAGTAG